A portion of the Parachlamydia sp. AcF125 genome contains these proteins:
- a CDS encoding NACHT domain-containing protein — protein MPTKPGFVNSQASAKHIHLEQNSQLYIHAGPTIQYCAEPPLSQTELDPQYLINSLRNYYLSQETLSIFRMKAQQEWEFKVPLEEIYVRLAMIESEERKTRDQALDKHSDYLQDGRIQTYETIFKPKQTIELEKLFEQENLVKKGRKRIYLQGAAGSGKSTLCHYIAYRWAKGDLWQGIFSYLFWIPLRNLTLRKYPADKEYTPADLIAREYAGKIDRRVIEACIHDSAFREKTLFILDGYDELSSQAQGNTSLAKAFKELKELFPHILVTSRPGSCSFNRSCELELLGFDKEGVKRYSDRFFKHVQAEEKKQKLNHLLNTSPQVLSLAQIPINLTLLCCFFNESFQVFDTEQSFTMTSIYARVVNWMYKWFLLRRIDQGQSKQTKEQILAEKNLRQNPEVANIATAFEEMADFAMENNTLYLSKPDIEHFRGNKILSNELTDCGLMRIPEAEEKGYFIHLTFQEFLTASKIANQYLKGERRACQEFVQKYKFEPRYALVLRMIAGYISLAASSSRHYSAALQPFFDDLFAEPRDLVIRNEINLIAECFEECQDPTLVKQYEGFIELVKDYMAHLSLLDLDFTHLLKNKKIFNHSSVITFIEGLLSNPHTRQKTLINLPEVIRTGQRLATGVVRVIIEVLKNSDNDFFVRRLALVVLIAVAKQGDEAAKEAVDALIQVLKEGNNHIKQHVANALVYEESQLPEGRLVALIQILKEGDFNAKCFAANVLEALTQQGSQLPEEALDALVQILKEGDSDAKRFAADVLEAQARQGNKFSEEALGALIQILKEGDSDAKFSAGRVLKAQAYQGNKLPEEGLVALIQILKEDDFCTRDFAAYVLGAQARQGNKFSEEALGALIQALKEGNLSVKFSAADVLGALAKQGNKLLEEGLVALIQALKEDGVVASLFAANALGALAQQGSKFSEEALGALIQILKEGDSDAKFSAAQALGIVARQGRKFSEEALGALIQNLKEGGSAVEADVTDVLEVLTKPRSKLSEETVGVLIKALKKGDLGTKVSAAEVLKVLAQQGSKLPKEALSALVQNLKEGDPNAKFFAVQILKVLAQQGNKLPEEALVALVQILKEDNSVFSDIDALGALANQGNKLPKEALVGLVQMLKEGDFHARRSATEVLKETNKNTLLEISLKKISLITTACFFIENSLLVKDQKLTISDKRTTYLSAHTIELSYEEIREKLPTELALWRKRLDNLSTTESFQRPKDRV, from the coding sequence TTGCCAACTAAGCCTGGGTTTGTCAATTCCCAGGCTAGCGCTAAACATATCCATTTAGAGCAGAATTCTCAGCTGTATATACATGCTGGTCCTACCATTCAATATTGTGCAGAACCGCCCTTATCTCAGACAGAACTAGATCCGCAATATCTCATTAACTCTCTTCGAAACTATTACCTTTCCCAAGAAACCCTTTCTATTTTCAGAATGAAAGCACAGCAAGAGTGGGAATTTAAAGTGCCTTTAGAAGAAATTTATGTGCGTTTAGCGATGATTGAGAGTGAGGAGAGAAAAACACGCGACCAAGCACTTGATAAACATTCTGATTACTTACAAGATGGTCGCATCCAAACTTATGAAACTATCTTCAAGCCTAAGCAGACTATCGAACTTGAAAAGCTTTTCGAACAAGAAAACCTTGTAAAAAAGGGTCGTAAAAGAATTTATCTCCAAGGAGCTGCAGGAAGTGGTAAGAGCACCTTATGCCATTATATCGCTTATCGTTGGGCAAAAGGGGATCTTTGGCAAGGGATTTTTTCTTACCTCTTTTGGATTCCCTTAAGAAATTTGACTTTAAGGAAGTATCCTGCTGATAAAGAGTATACTCCAGCTGATCTTATTGCTAGAGAATATGCCGGCAAAATCGATCGTCGAGTCATTGAAGCTTGCATACACGATTCTGCTTTTCGGGAAAAAACCCTGTTTATTTTAGATGGCTATGACGAACTCTCCTCACAGGCACAAGGGAACACCAGTCTTGCTAAAGCCTTTAAGGAGCTAAAAGAGTTATTTCCCCATATTCTGGTCACTTCACGACCTGGAAGCTGCTCTTTTAACCGCTCTTGTGAGCTAGAGCTTTTAGGTTTTGATAAAGAAGGGGTTAAACGTTATAGCGATAGATTTTTTAAACACGTTCAAGCCGAAGAGAAAAAACAGAAGCTTAATCATTTATTAAATACTTCTCCTCAGGTGCTAAGTCTGGCACAAATTCCAATTAACTTAACGCTTCTTTGTTGTTTCTTTAATGAAAGCTTCCAGGTTTTTGATACTGAGCAATCCTTTACCATGACGAGCATTTATGCACGCGTAGTTAACTGGATGTATAAGTGGTTTCTTTTAAGAAGAATTGACCAAGGACAATCCAAACAAACTAAAGAGCAAATTTTGGCTGAGAAAAATCTGCGTCAAAATCCAGAAGTAGCCAATATTGCTACCGCTTTTGAAGAAATGGCCGATTTTGCTATGGAAAACAATACCCTTTATCTAAGCAAGCCAGACATCGAGCACTTTAGGGGTAACAAAATTTTATCCAATGAGCTTACAGATTGTGGACTTATGCGTATCCCTGAAGCTGAAGAAAAAGGGTATTTTATACACTTAACCTTCCAAGAGTTTTTAACTGCTTCAAAAATTGCCAATCAATACCTTAAAGGAGAAAGGCGAGCATGCCAAGAATTTGTGCAAAAGTACAAATTTGAACCCCGCTACGCTCTTGTTTTGCGCATGATTGCAGGTTATATTTCTCTAGCTGCCTCAAGCAGCCGGCACTATTCAGCTGCGCTCCAGCCTTTTTTTGACGATCTTTTTGCCGAACCACGAGACTTAGTTATCAGAAATGAAATTAATTTAATTGCTGAGTGTTTTGAGGAGTGCCAGGATCCTACTTTAGTGAAGCAATATGAAGGCTTTATTGAGCTTGTGAAAGACTATATGGCTCATCTCTCTTTGTTAGATTTAGACTTTACACATCTGCTTAAGAATAAAAAAATCTTCAATCATTCTAGCGTAATAACTTTTATTGAAGGACTGTTATCCAATCCACACACTAGGCAAAAAACGCTCATAAACTTACCAGAAGTCATAAGAACAGGGCAAAGGTTAGCTACAGGCGTTGTGCGAGTTATTATTGAAGTTCTTAAGAATTCTGATAACGATTTTTTTGTCAGGCGCCTCGCCTTGGTTGTCCTAATCGCAGTGGCAAAGCAAGGAGATGAGGCTGCTAAAGAAGCGGTAGATGCTCTCATCCAAGTCTTAAAGGAAGGCAATAATCATATTAAACAGCATGTCGCTAATGCTTTGGTATACGAGGAAAGCCAGCTTCCTGAGGGGAGATTAGTTGCTCTTATCCAAATCCTCAAGGAGGGCGATTTTAATGCCAAATGTTTTGCTGCCAATGTTCTAGAAGCACTGACACAACAGGGAAGCCAGCTTCCTGAAGAAGCATTAGATGCTCTTGTCCAGATCCTCAAGGAGGGCGATTCTGATGCCAAACGTTTTGCTGCCGATGTTCTAGAAGCACAGGCACGGCAAGGGAATAAGTTTTCTGAGGAAGCATTAGGTGCTCTTATCCAAATCCTCAAGGAGGGCGATTCTGATGCCAAATTTTCTGCTGGTAGAGTTCTAAAAGCACAGGCATACCAAGGAAATAAGCTTCCTGAGGAGGGATTAGTTGCTCTTATCCAAATCCTCAAGGAGGACGATTTTTGTACCAGAGATTTTGCTGCCTATGTTCTAGGAGCACAGGCACGGCAAGGGAATAAGTTTTCTGAGGAAGCATTAGGTGCTCTTATCCAAGCCCTCAAGGAGGGCAATCTTAGTGTCAAATTTTCTGCTGCCGATGTTCTAGGAGCGCTGGCAAAGCAAGGAAATAAGCTTCTTGAAGAGGGATTAGTTGCTCTTATCCAAGCCCTCAAGGAGGACGGCGTTGTTGCCTCACTTTTTGCTGCTAACGCTCTAGGAGCACTGGCACAGCAAGGGAGTAAGTTTTCTGAGGAAGCATTAGGTGCTCTTATCCAAATCCTCAAGGAGGGCGATTCTGATGCCAAATTTTCTGCTGCCCAAGCTCTAGGAATAGTGGCACGACAAGGAAGAAAGTTTTCTGAGGAAGCATTAGGTGCTCTCATCCAAAACCTCAAGGAGGGCGGTTCCGCCGTAGAAGCTGATGTTACCGACGTTCTAGAAGTACTGACAAAACCACGAAGTAAGCTTTCTGAGGAGACTGTAGGTGTTCTTATCAAAGCCCTTAAGAAGGGTGATTTGGGTACCAAAGTTTCTGCTGCCGAAGTTCTAAAAGTACTGGCACAACAAGGAAGTAAGCTTCCTAAAGAAGCATTAAGTGCTCTTGTCCAAAACCTCAAGGAGGGCGATCCTAATGCCAAATTTTTTGCTGTCCAAATTCTAAAAGTACTGGCACAACAAGGAAATAAGCTTCCAGAGGAGGCATTAGTTGCTCTTGTCCAAATCCTCAAGGAGGACAATTCTGTTTTCTCTGATATTGATGCTCTAGGAGCACTGGCAAATCAAGGAAATAAGCTTCCTAAGGAGGCATTAGTTGGCCTTGTCCAAATGCTCAAAGAAGGTGATTTTCATGCCAGACGGTCTGCTACCGAAGTTCTAAAGGAAACCAATAAAAATACTTTATTAGAGATAAGTCTAAAAAAAATTTCTTTAATCACTACAGCCTGTTTCTTTATTGAGAACAGCTTGTTAGTGAAAGATCAAAAACTTACAATTTCTGACAAAAGAACAACTTATTTATCTGCACATACAATAGAGCTTAGCTATGAGGAAATAAGAGAAAAATTACCTACGGAGCTTGCTTTATGGCGGAAAAGGTTAGATAACCTTAGCACAACGGAAAGTTTTCAAAGACCCAAAGATCGGGTCTGA
- the rsmI gene encoding 16S rRNA (cytidine(1402)-2'-O)-methyltransferase, whose product MLYLIATPIGNLEDITLRALRLLKECELILCEDTRQSAILLNHYEIVKPLKSFHKFNESAQEQEILAALHTGVKIALISDAGTPSISDPGYRLVEKCVAKGVKVVSIPGPCAAIAALACSGLPTDLFQFCGFLPRKSEELKKTLQKILPYEGTTICYESPHRLLDFLKTMHTLAPQRQLVVARELTKKFEEVCRGTAQALLAHWELHPLKGEVVVMIKGEEEAAKSLPWEQLTPQEHVQFLENQYNLSKKEAIKLAAEMRGIPKRNLYRSCLSEKEISD is encoded by the coding sequence ATGCTTTATCTAATTGCAACTCCCATTGGAAATTTAGAAGATATCACACTGCGCGCCTTGCGTTTGTTGAAAGAGTGCGAGCTGATTCTATGCGAAGATACGCGTCAAAGTGCTATTTTGCTAAACCATTATGAAATCGTGAAGCCTCTTAAAAGTTTCCATAAATTTAATGAGTCTGCTCAGGAGCAAGAAATTTTAGCTGCTTTACACACAGGAGTTAAAATAGCATTAATTTCAGATGCCGGAACCCCTTCTATTTCCGATCCTGGTTATCGCCTTGTGGAAAAGTGCGTGGCAAAAGGGGTCAAAGTGGTTTCCATTCCTGGGCCTTGCGCAGCAATCGCAGCGTTGGCCTGTTCAGGGCTGCCAACTGACCTATTCCAATTTTGTGGCTTTTTACCAAGGAAATCAGAAGAACTAAAAAAAACTCTTCAGAAGATTCTTCCATATGAAGGCACCACTATTTGCTACGAGTCGCCTCACCGCCTTTTAGATTTTCTTAAAACCATGCATACTTTAGCTCCTCAACGACAGCTGGTTGTTGCGCGTGAGCTAACTAAAAAGTTTGAAGAAGTTTGCCGGGGCACTGCGCAAGCTTTGCTCGCCCATTGGGAACTGCATCCCTTAAAAGGGGAGGTGGTGGTCATGATTAAAGGGGAAGAAGAGGCTGCCAAGTCTCTTCCTTGGGAGCAATTGACGCCTCAAGAGCATGTGCAGTTTCTTGAAAACCAATATAACCTTTCCAAAAAAGAAGCGATCAAGCTTGCCGCTGAAATGCGCGGTATTCCAAAAAGAAATTTATACCGATCGTGCCTTTCTGAAAAAGAAATTAGCGATTGA
- the trmB gene encoding tRNA (guanosine(46)-N7)-methyltransferase TrmB codes for MKPEDLKSPFREGERKILIEDRVWYIPLKGLSDSDPFSFPGWEDPCLFGNSAPVHVEYCSGNGAWITEKAAQNPSINWVAVEKKFDRVRKIWAKIKNLKLSNLVVISGEGLFTTQRFFPQSSVEAIYVNFPDPWPKKRHAKNRLIQPVFVQQMARILKPSGSLTLVTDSTEYSAQMIEVVKECVDFNSSLPAPYYKEDGGNYGSSYFEQLWKDQGRAIRYHLFQKKGMEAASSF; via the coding sequence ATGAAGCCTGAAGATTTAAAGTCTCCTTTTCGGGAAGGGGAACGTAAAATTTTAATCGAAGATCGGGTGTGGTACATTCCCTTAAAAGGGCTTTCTGACTCAGATCCTTTTTCGTTCCCCGGCTGGGAAGATCCCTGCTTATTTGGCAATTCTGCGCCTGTACACGTGGAATATTGCAGTGGAAATGGAGCCTGGATTACGGAAAAAGCCGCCCAAAATCCTTCCATTAATTGGGTGGCTGTTGAAAAGAAATTTGATCGGGTGCGCAAGATTTGGGCAAAAATTAAAAATTTGAAGCTCTCTAACCTTGTTGTGATTAGCGGGGAGGGGCTATTTACCACTCAACGTTTTTTTCCGCAGAGTAGCGTGGAAGCCATTTACGTTAATTTCCCCGATCCTTGGCCGAAAAAGCGCCATGCGAAAAACCGCCTTATTCAACCTGTGTTTGTGCAACAAATGGCGCGCATCTTAAAGCCTTCGGGTTCTTTGACATTGGTAACAGACTCGACCGAATATTCGGCTCAGATGATAGAAGTTGTCAAAGAGTGTGTGGATTTTAATTCTTCTCTCCCCGCTCCTTATTATAAGGAAGATGGAGGGAACTATGGAAGTTCTTATTTTGAACAATTGTGGAAAGATCAGGGAAGAGCCATCCGTTATCACCTTTTTCAAAAGAAGGGGATGGAAGCTGCCAGTTCATTTTAA
- a CDS encoding glucose-6-phosphate isomerase produces MASANLQTVHKQPFNQLESVDRLKKLAEDPLDLRKEGVLTPARLSKFYAEAGGYKLLYGTEKVTEETLRALFDLAQERKVLEEMQKMQSGEPVNKIDGCPSENRAALHTATRDFFEEPQKGEKAVEATALARKEVDKLKRFMEKLDKENRFTDLIVIGIGGSDLGPKALYLALQYLQKKGRHIHFISNIDSDDASLVLREVDLKKSLVLVVSKSGTTLETLTNEELVRASFQQQGLRAEDHFISVTVPGSPLDDPERYLESFHMWEWIGGRYSATSMGGGVLLSFIFGFEVYWELLKGANAMDKIALSKDLNRNLPLLGALFAIWNHNFLGYPTLALIPYAQPLSRFAAHIQQVEMESNGKRIDRYGIPVDFQTCPVIWGEPGTNAQHSFFQLIHQGTATIPLELIGFKEGQMDDFMLKGTSSREKLLSNLFAQSLALALGQTNENPNKVFPGNTPSHILLGKSLDPQSLGALLSYYEHKVAFQGFIWNINSFDQEGVQLGKVLANQIIACFASKKGSTKTPKQSYPLGEAFLKHLDTLH; encoded by the coding sequence ATGGCGTCTGCAAACCTACAAACCGTTCATAAGCAGCCTTTCAATCAATTAGAAAGCGTTGACCGATTAAAAAAGCTGGCAGAAGACCCTCTTGATTTACGTAAAGAAGGTGTTTTAACACCTGCCCGTTTGTCCAAATTTTATGCAGAAGCGGGGGGTTATAAGCTTTTATACGGCACCGAAAAAGTAACTGAAGAAACTTTGCGAGCTCTGTTTGATCTCGCCCAAGAAAGAAAAGTTTTGGAAGAGATGCAAAAGATGCAGTCTGGCGAGCCTGTCAATAAGATTGATGGGTGCCCCTCCGAAAACCGTGCTGCTTTGCATACGGCCACTCGCGATTTTTTTGAAGAACCCCAAAAAGGGGAGAAAGCAGTAGAAGCCACAGCTTTAGCTCGCAAAGAAGTCGATAAGCTTAAGCGATTTATGGAAAAGCTCGACAAGGAAAATCGTTTTACAGATCTCATAGTGATTGGAATAGGAGGATCAGATCTTGGCCCAAAAGCCCTTTACCTAGCTTTACAGTATTTGCAAAAAAAAGGGCGGCACATCCATTTTATTAGTAATATCGATTCTGATGATGCCTCTTTAGTTTTGCGTGAAGTGGATTTGAAGAAGAGCTTAGTCTTAGTCGTTTCTAAGTCAGGGACAACTCTTGAAACGTTAACAAATGAAGAGCTGGTGCGTGCTAGCTTTCAGCAGCAGGGACTAAGAGCTGAAGATCACTTCATTTCTGTGACCGTTCCCGGTAGCCCGTTAGATGACCCTGAAAGGTATTTAGAATCTTTTCACATGTGGGAATGGATTGGTGGGCGTTATTCTGCCACTTCCATGGGAGGAGGAGTCCTCCTTTCCTTCATCTTTGGATTTGAGGTCTATTGGGAATTGTTGAAAGGGGCAAATGCGATGGATAAAATTGCCCTTAGCAAAGATTTAAATCGTAATTTGCCTCTTCTGGGGGCTTTGTTTGCCATTTGGAACCATAATTTCCTGGGTTATCCCACCTTGGCTCTCATTCCCTATGCTCAACCTCTTTCTCGCTTTGCCGCCCATATTCAGCAGGTGGAGATGGAATCTAATGGCAAAAGGATCGATCGGTATGGAATTCCGGTAGATTTCCAAACCTGCCCAGTTATTTGGGGAGAGCCTGGCACAAATGCCCAACATTCTTTTTTTCAGCTTATTCACCAAGGAACAGCTACGATTCCTTTAGAACTTATTGGCTTTAAAGAAGGACAAATGGACGATTTTATGCTAAAAGGCACCTCTTCGCGTGAAAAGTTGCTATCTAATTTGTTTGCCCAATCTTTAGCATTGGCTTTGGGGCAAACGAATGAAAACCCAAATAAAGTATTTCCAGGAAATACGCCTTCTCATATTTTATTAGGGAAATCTCTTGATCCTCAATCTCTAGGAGCTCTCTTAAGCTACTATGAGCATAAAGTAGCTTTTCAAGGGTTTATTTGGAATATTAATTCTTTTGACCAAGAAGGTGTTCAACTCGGAAAGGTGCTGGCCAATCAGATTATCGCGTGCTTTGCATCTAAAAAAGGGTCGACTAAAACACCTAAACAGTCTTATCCTCTTGGAGAAGCTTTTTTAAAACATTTAGATACCCTCCATTGA
- the xerD gene encoding site-specific tyrosine recombinase XerD has translation MKQKESSSHASFFREIKDFLIFIRSEKGLSSHTIEAYMRDVQTFANHAWQQGICSFNAIEPEHVVAFLSTLKAAEYATSTLSRTLVSLKVFFSFLKREGTVTQNPSLLLESPKLWQILPDILDIEEVDLLLKQPDNETAKGVRDRAIFELLYGSGLRVSEVCALTLYSMDDQYVRVYGKGSKERLVPVGSKAIKAVDDYLNRYRWQWDSEKEQSLFVTLKGKPVDRISVWRSIKEYAQQAGITKTISPHTLRHSFATHLLNNGADLRVIQDLLGHANISSTDRYTRVSSAHLQEAFHRFHPKWN, from the coding sequence ATGAAGCAAAAAGAATCGAGTTCACACGCCTCTTTTTTTCGAGAAATTAAAGATTTTCTTATTTTTATTCGTTCAGAAAAAGGGCTTTCATCCCACACAATTGAAGCTTATATGCGTGATGTGCAAACTTTTGCTAATCATGCTTGGCAGCAAGGCATATGCAGTTTTAATGCCATTGAGCCTGAGCATGTGGTGGCTTTTTTAAGCACTTTAAAAGCGGCAGAATATGCGACCTCCACCTTGTCACGAACGCTGGTTTCTTTAAAAGTTTTTTTCTCTTTTTTAAAAAGAGAAGGCACCGTCACCCAAAACCCTAGCCTTTTATTGGAAAGTCCTAAACTTTGGCAGATCCTTCCCGATATTTTAGATATTGAAGAGGTAGATCTTTTGCTAAAACAACCCGACAATGAGACTGCAAAAGGAGTACGCGATCGCGCCATCTTCGAGCTCCTCTATGGATCTGGCTTGCGTGTATCCGAAGTGTGTGCTTTAACCCTTTACTCGATGGATGACCAGTATGTACGTGTGTATGGAAAGGGAAGCAAAGAGCGGCTGGTGCCTGTGGGTAGTAAAGCTATCAAGGCTGTGGATGATTATTTAAACCGTTATCGTTGGCAGTGGGATAGCGAGAAAGAACAATCTTTATTTGTCACTTTAAAGGGAAAGCCAGTAGATCGGATCTCAGTTTGGCGCTCAATAAAAGAATATGCCCAACAAGCCGGTATTACAAAAACCATCTCCCCTCACACCTTGCGCCATTCCTTTGCGACTCACTTACTTAATAATGGGGCGGATTTAAGGGTTATTCAAGATTTATTAGGGCATGCAAACATTAGCAGCACAGATCGCTATACCCGTGTAAGTAGCGCCCATCTTCAAGAAGCCTTTCACCGTTTTCACCCTAAATGGAACTAA
- a CDS encoding SycD/LcrH family type III secretion system chaperone: protein MDDRFSEFTLSKKVKQKLKDRAWLKKQIAAGKTAQEIMEFSDETMAKFYQAAYYLFEKKRYLDAANAFLFLATLNPHNHDYWLGLGMATQLSGHWEAAIDAYEMAAINRLDSPVPYFYLAKCLFAVHDRKSALEALQLAIDYADDSVEYASLKEQAKAARDLLLRHG, encoded by the coding sequence ATGGATGATCGCTTCAGTGAATTCACACTTTCTAAAAAAGTGAAACAAAAACTGAAAGATAGAGCTTGGTTAAAAAAGCAGATCGCTGCAGGAAAGACAGCGCAGGAAATCATGGAATTTTCTGATGAAACGATGGCTAAATTTTATCAGGCAGCTTATTACTTGTTTGAAAAAAAACGCTACCTAGATGCCGCAAATGCTTTTCTTTTTTTAGCAACATTAAATCCCCATAATCACGATTATTGGTTGGGATTGGGAATGGCCACCCAGTTAAGCGGTCATTGGGAAGCTGCCATCGATGCCTATGAAATGGCGGCCATTAATCGATTGGACAGCCCTGTGCCCTATTTTTATTTAGCAAAATGTTTATTTGCAGTCCATGATCGCAAAAGTGCACTCGAAGCTTTACAGCTTGCAATTGATTATGCAGACGATTCGGTAGAATATGCCAGCCTTAAAGAGCAGGCCAAAGCAGCCAGAGATTTACTTCTAAGGCATGGGTAA